One Thermoanaerobacter kivui genomic window, CAAATTTACCACCTAGGTAAAGAATAGGCGTTCCTGTATGGTCTTCGGTTGGACAAGGCCATGCAAGACCTTTCTCCTTCTCTAAACGAGCATAGCTAATACCACCAAATTTTTCTGGAACAATTTTTCGAACTTCATCCCAAATCTCTTGGACATTGTTATATTGCATTCCAGTATATCCCATTCTCTCGGCTATTTGGCTGAATATCCACCAGTCAGGTTTAGCCTCACCTGGAGCTTCAACCGCCTTTCGCACCCGCTGCACTCTGCGCTCTGTATTGGTAAACGTTCCGTCTTTTTCTGCCCAGCAGGCAGCTGGCAACACCACATGAGCCAAGCGTGCAGTTTCTGTAAGGAAGATGTCCTGCACTATCAAAAGGTCCAAGTGCTCTAAAGCATGGCGCAGATGATCAGAATCTGGATCGCTCATGATGGGATTTTCACCAAATATATACAGAGCACGAACACGTTTATTTAAAATGGCATCCGGAACTTCTGTCACCCTAAGTCCAATATTTGATGGTAGTTTTACGCCCCATACCTTCTCAAAGCGCTCGCGGTTTTGCTCCTTGGTCACATCTAAATATCCAGGCAGAACATTTGGCAGTGCCCCTACGTCACAAGCCCCTTGAACGTTGTTCTGCCCTCTTAGCGGGCATATTCCTGCGCCCGGGCGACCTAAATTGCCTGTAATTACAGCTAAGTTGGCAAGTGAAACAACATTTCCTGTGCCATGGCTAAATTGTGTAACACCCATTGAATACAAAATAGCCGCTGCTTGTGCCTGCCCGTAAAATCGAGCTGCTTTTATTAAATCTTTTTTTGGAATTCCTGTAAGCTCTTCAACATACTCTGGAGTATACTTTTCTACTGCTTTTGCCATTTCCTCAAAACCAACAGCATGATTCTTTACAAAATCGGTCTTAACAAGCCCTTCTTTTATGATTATATGGATCATTCCATTTATAAGAGGAATGTTATATCCAGAAGGCACCCTTAACCAAATATCAGCTTTATGGACCATTGCGTTCATTCTTGGGTCGGCTACAATAAGTTTAGCCCCACGCTCTTTGGCCTTTATAACATGAGCGGCTATTAAAGGATGGCATTCAGCTGTGTTGGAACCGATTATGAAAATAACATCTGAATAAGTACTTATTTCAGGAATGGAATTCGTCATTGCCCCGCTGCCTAACGTCATCGCCAACCCGGCGACAGTAGGTGCATGGCACAAACGGGCACAGTGGTCTACATTATTAATACCTATTACCGCCCTTGCAAACTTTTGAGCTGCATAATTATCTTCATTGGTGGCTCTGGCAGAACAAAACATAGCAAATGCATCTGAACCATATTCGCTCTTAATTTTCTTAAGGCCATTTGCAATAAAGTTCAGCGCCTCATCCCAAGAAACCGGAACAAATTTCCCATTCTTTTTGATAAGCGGGGAGGTCAAACGCCTGGGGTCATGAACATACTTATACCCATAGTATCCCTTAATGCACAGTTCTCCTTGATTGACAGGATGAAGTTTGTCGGGCTCTACTCCCACAATCTTTTCATTTTCAACCTTCAGATAAAGACCACACCCTGTTCCACAGTAAGGACATGTTGTTAAAACCTTTTCCTGTTTACCATCTTTCATAACAAAACCTCCTCTTATAACAAAGCAGAAAGGCAAATATTAACCATATTTGTGGGGCTTATTGCCTGAATTTGAAGATTCTTTGCAAATTAGATTAAACACATCTTAAGAGGCTATTAAAAGAAATGCATTTTATATTATTTCACTTGCTAAAATAATATTTATCAAGGTATACTTTTTTAACATTTTATCATAAAAATTAGGTCAAGTAAATATCATATTTTGAGTTAATTACACAAAAAAACATGGTATAAAACCTCTTTAGTAGAAAGTTTTAGGAACCAATTTGATTTCAAAAGCCTTTTAAATTTTTTCACATTATGAATTATACTTTTCTGCACTTTTGATTATTGCTTCAAATCTAACAACATCTTCGGGATTATTTAAGTTTATAAATATTTCAAGCTCAGATGAAAATTTTCGCACATTTTCTTCTTTTACTTTTATCACATCTACCTTCTTTAAAAAATCTGCGATCTTCAGTTTGTTTTCTTTATAACACTCTTCAATTTTGTCAATAGTAGCTTTTGAATAAAAGGCATGAAAGGGCTCAATGAAGCCTCTGTTTTCAGAGATAATGACATCTTTTTTAAACTTTTTCAAAAGCTCCATCATATATTCTATGTACGGTATGGAAATAAAAGGCATATCGCAGGCAATAAAAAAGGCATAGTGGCTTAAAGAGGCTTTTAATCCTGCATGAATACCCCCTAAAGGTCCTATCCCTTGAAGTTCATCATGTACCACCCTTACATTGAAATTCTGATAAAATTCCTTATTCCATGTAACCACCACTATGTCATCGAAAACTTTTCTAAGATTTTTGATAATCATTTCACTTAAAAAACAATTTTGAACTTTAAGCATACATTTGTCAAAACCCATTCGTTTGCTCTTACCGCCTGCCAGCATTACAGCCGTTTTAAACAATTCCAAGAGAAAAGTCCACCCTTTCTTCTGCAAAACTACCATTATTTTAGGGGTAATGCACTAAACTTTATCTGATCAGTCTTCCTTAGTTTAGCACTTCAATTGTATCACCTATCTTTATTTTACCGCTTTTTATAACCCTTGTAAAAACTATACGCGATTTTGCCAAGCATTTATCTATGTCTATTTTCAACGAACAGTTTTCAGGTTTTTCGCACTCCTTACCTATCATTGTAATCTCGAAAAGCACCTCTCCAACTTTGAGTTTTGTGCCGATGGGAAATCGGTAAAGTTCTATGCCTTTAGTGGTAATATTCTCGGCAATCATGCCAGGTTTTAACACCTCGATCCCTAAGGCCTTCATTTCCTCAATAGTCTCTATATCCAAAAATGTTACCTGACGGTGTGTATTCCCGCCTGCATGTCCATCACCCTCAAGCCCAAAATCCTTTCTAAAAAAACCTTCTGATATAGGGGTTTTAGGCTCACCCTTTTTTTTGCTTATATTTACCGACAAAACCATTCCGTTCATAATTTATCTGCCCCCTTCATGTTCATGTGTACACCAAAATTTTAAACCTACCATAATAATCAATATACTCAATTATATCATCGCTTTGACATGGCTTGAAGATATGATTTTTAAAATATCTTACCTCTTATAAACTCAAAGGCTTCAGATGCCGAACCAATATG contains:
- the fdhF gene encoding formate dehydrogenase subunit alpha, which produces MKDGKQEKVLTTCPYCGTGCGLYLKVENEKIVGVEPDKLHPVNQGELCIKGYYGYKYVHDPRRLTSPLIKKNGKFVPVSWDEALNFIANGLKKIKSEYGSDAFAMFCSARATNEDNYAAQKFARAVIGINNVDHCARLCHAPTVAGLAMTLGSGAMTNSIPEISTYSDVIFIIGSNTAECHPLIAAHVIKAKERGAKLIVADPRMNAMVHKADIWLRVPSGYNIPLINGMIHIIIKEGLVKTDFVKNHAVGFEEMAKAVEKYTPEYVEELTGIPKKDLIKAARFYGQAQAAAILYSMGVTQFSHGTGNVVSLANLAVITGNLGRPGAGICPLRGQNNVQGACDVGALPNVLPGYLDVTKEQNRERFEKVWGVKLPSNIGLRVTEVPDAILNKRVRALYIFGENPIMSDPDSDHLRHALEHLDLLIVQDIFLTETARLAHVVLPAACWAEKDGTFTNTERRVQRVRKAVEAPGEAKPDWWIFSQIAERMGYTGMQYNNVQEIWDEVRKIVPEKFGGISYARLEKEKGLAWPCPTEDHTGTPILYLGGKFATPSGKAQMYPVIFYPNTCICDEGAEKQDFNHVIVGSIAELPDEEYPFTLTTGRRVYHYHTATMTRKSPVIDQIAPQELVEINPQDATRLGINDGDFLRVSTRRGYVATRAWVTERVPKGTIFMTFHYWEACCNELTNTASDAICCIPEFKVAAAKVEKISQVEAQAILKEKIEKYQVELEKDVANMLAKEKGGK
- a CDS encoding MOSC domain-containing protein, with translation MNGMVLSVNISKKKGEPKTPISEGFFRKDFGLEGDGHAGGNTHRQVTFLDIETIEEMKALGIEVLKPGMIAENITTKGIELYRFPIGTKLKVGEVLFEITMIGKECEKPENCSLKIDIDKCLAKSRIVFTRVIKSGKIKIGDTIEVLN
- the mobA gene encoding molybdenum cofactor guanylyltransferase codes for the protein MELFKTAVMLAGGKSKRMGFDKCMLKVQNCFLSEMIIKNLRKVFDDIVVVTWNKEFYQNFNVRVVHDELQGIGPLGGIHAGLKASLSHYAFFIACDMPFISIPYIEYMMELLKKFKKDVIISENRGFIEPFHAFYSKATIDKIEECYKENKLKIADFLKKVDVIKVKEENVRKFSSELEIFINLNNPEDVVRFEAIIKSAEKYNS